In Actinomycetota bacterium, a genomic segment contains:
- a CDS encoding lysylphosphatidylglycerol synthase transmembrane domain-containing protein codes for MSAKPSGKTVRTVLTAVIGLVIVIAVFAFLFPQMGDYRAALTQIAEMEPIWIAGLVVASVINIGVYPFTTSAAMPEVGYRTSFINRQAGFSISNILPGGGALAAATQYAILARYGVETARAAAAVTADAIWTYLLILGAPAVAVALLVADGDSATAYVTIAGLGLGAVVMSILGIVYVLRSEATARRAGELLQAPANWLYGVIRKTPPDVSEALGTFNAHASVMVRTRWKQLTISNVAAQMAPILVLIVGLAALGSFPEPVNLIEVFAAFSIALILTSIPLTPGGLGTVDAALVGLLVAFGCPAAEAIAADLVWRLAWFVPQLVVGLLALGIYGWDRRRQPLVSED; via the coding sequence ATGAGCGCCAAACCTTCCGGCAAGACGGTGCGCACTGTGCTCACTGCGGTCATTGGGCTGGTCATCGTGATAGCGGTGTTTGCGTTCCTGTTTCCGCAGATGGGCGACTACCGGGCAGCGCTGACCCAAATTGCCGAGATGGAGCCCATCTGGATTGCCGGGCTGGTCGTTGCAAGTGTCATCAATATTGGCGTGTATCCCTTCACCACATCGGCAGCAATGCCCGAGGTTGGGTACCGCACCAGTTTCATCAATCGCCAAGCCGGGTTCTCGATCAGCAACATCCTGCCTGGCGGCGGTGCGCTGGCCGCGGCAACTCAGTACGCGATCTTGGCTCGATACGGGGTGGAGACCGCGCGGGCGGCAGCTGCTGTCACCGCAGACGCCATTTGGACCTACCTGCTGATTCTCGGCGCACCTGCAGTTGCTGTGGCATTGCTCGTTGCCGACGGAGATTCCGCAACCGCGTATGTGACGATCGCCGGCCTGGGTCTTGGAGCGGTAGTGATGTCGATCCTGGGCATCGTCTACGTCCTTCGCTCCGAGGCCACCGCGCGCAGGGCAGGAGAGCTTCTGCAGGCGCCGGCGAATTGGCTCTACGGCGTGATTCGCAAGACGCCACCGGACGTCTCCGAGGCGCTTGGCACCTTCAATGCTCATGCGTCAGTAATGGTGCGCACCCGATGGAAGCAGTTGACCATCAGCAACGTGGCAGCGCAGATGGCCCCGATTCTGGTTCTGATCGTCGGGCTGGCCGCACTCGGCTCCTTTCCCGAACCTGTGAATCTGATTGAAGTCTTCGCAGCATTTTCCATTGCCTTGATTCTGACGAGCATTCCGCTGACTCCCGGCGGACTGGGCACCGTCGATGCGGCTCTGGTCGGCCTGCTCGTGGCTTTCGGCTGTCCTGCTGCTGAGGCAATTGCCGCTGATCTGGTCTGGCGGCTGGCCTGGTTTGTTCCGCAACTGGTGGTTGGGCTCTTGGCTCTGGGTATCTACGGTTGGGACAGAAGACGTCAGCCGCTGGTAAGTGAGGATTGA
- the pstA gene encoding phosphate ABC transporter permease PstA, which yields MSTITYQAPLNPDDLVQKPTRPWRQKPRSFTTAVALAVAIPALISAGLFFFSPIPGALVLTVIFFPLQLLASAIAAWSTRGVRGIADSVIIVNAIGSTVFALVVLLSLIGSLVVRGLRALSAHFVYQNSVFINPSTPLEYGGIGHALLGTILIVGIASLVAVPIGIATAVYITEVRGRAVPYVRFFVQAMSGVPSVVAGLFILTIAVSTGWFSQNAFAGGLAYAILMLPTVARTAEEVLKLIPDELRTGALALGSTRARTVMKVVLPAAKTGIITAILLGIARVIGETAPLLLAAGNNDGTVINPFGQAIASIPVYIFNNVAVPYPDAVARAWGAALVLMILIAVLFTLARVLGRGRVGRAK from the coding sequence GTGAGCACCATCACCTATCAAGCTCCGCTGAACCCGGACGATCTGGTCCAGAAGCCGACACGTCCATGGCGCCAGAAGCCTCGTTCATTCACCACCGCCGTCGCACTGGCAGTTGCTATCCCAGCCCTGATCTCTGCCGGATTGTTCTTCTTCTCACCGATTCCTGGTGCTCTCGTCCTCACCGTCATCTTCTTCCCGCTGCAACTGCTTGCCTCCGCAATTGCAGCCTGGTCAACGCGTGGTGTCCGCGGAATCGCGGACTCGGTCATCATCGTTAATGCCATTGGCTCCACTGTGTTCGCTCTAGTGGTGCTGTTGTCACTGATCGGGTCTCTGGTTGTTCGCGGATTGCGCGCATTGAGTGCTCACTTCGTGTATCAGAACAGCGTCTTCATCAATCCGAGTACGCCCCTTGAATATGGCGGCATCGGACACGCGCTCCTTGGCACCATCCTTATCGTCGGCATCGCATCACTTGTTGCAGTGCCCATTGGCATCGCAACAGCCGTCTACATCACCGAAGTGCGTGGCAGGGCAGTGCCGTACGTTCGCTTCTTCGTCCAGGCAATGAGCGGCGTTCCTTCCGTGGTCGCTGGCCTGTTCATCCTGACCATTGCGGTGTCCACGGGCTGGTTCAGCCAGAATGCATTTGCTGGCGGTCTCGCATACGCGATCCTGATGCTGCCAACCGTGGCTCGCACGGCTGAAGAAGTTCTGAAGCTCATCCCTGATGAACTGCGCACGGGTGCCCTGGCGCTTGGCTCCACTCGTGCTCGGACCGTCATGAAGGTTGTGCTGCCTGCAGCCAAGACCGGCATCATCACAGCGATCCTGCTGGGCATTGCTCGCGTCATTGGCGAAACTGCACCGTTGCTGCTCGCCGCGGGAAACAACGACGGCACCGTGATCAATCCGTTTGGGCAGGCAATCGCCTCCATTCCGGTTTACATCTTCAACAACGTGGCTGTGCCCTACCCCGATGCCGTTGCTCGGGCTTGGGGAGCTGCGCTGGTGCTCATGATTCTCATCGCAGTTCTGTTCACCCTTGCACGCGTCCTCGGCCGAGGACGCGTAGGTCGCGCGAAATAG
- the pstC gene encoding phosphate ABC transporter permease subunit PstC has product MANTDLEQRDLNSAATSHRGDRVFSRIVTSAAFTSLIVLAGIAIFLGVQAVSAFQSQGLDFIFSTGWDINTDPPTAGIWGMLYGSVLLAVIGLAIAVPVAVMLSIFMVFLAPRKLAAVLTNLIDLLAAIPSVIIGLWAFYILNPPAEGWQQLLNQYLGWIPIFENTSQNFSGTPFIAGLVLAIMMIPIITSISREVLSRTPPDLVNAAEALGCSLWTMLRYVALPYGRGGIVGGVMLGLGRALGETIAVFFVLKLTFETNWYHIIESGGGSIATLIVSRFGEVSGPEELNLLLAAGFFLFLGTIGVNIVANLIVSRTGRMQK; this is encoded by the coding sequence ATGGCAAATACCGATCTGGAGCAGCGCGACCTGAACTCGGCCGCGACCTCCCACCGAGGGGATCGGGTATTCAGTCGGATCGTCACAAGCGCGGCATTCACCTCGCTTATCGTCTTGGCTGGCATTGCCATCTTCCTTGGCGTGCAAGCAGTTTCGGCGTTTCAGAGTCAGGGCCTTGATTTCATCTTCTCCACCGGCTGGGACATCAACACTGATCCACCGACAGCAGGCATCTGGGGCATGCTCTACGGCTCAGTGCTCTTGGCAGTGATCGGCCTGGCAATCGCTGTTCCCGTGGCGGTCATGCTCTCGATTTTCATGGTCTTCCTGGCACCGCGAAAGCTTGCTGCGGTGCTGACCAATCTGATTGACCTGCTGGCAGCCATTCCCTCAGTGATCATCGGCCTGTGGGCCTTCTACATCTTGAATCCCCCGGCAGAGGGGTGGCAGCAATTGCTCAACCAGTACCTCGGCTGGATTCCGATCTTTGAGAATACTTCGCAGAACTTCTCGGGCACACCGTTCATCGCTGGACTGGTCCTGGCAATCATGATGATCCCGATCATCACTTCCATCTCCCGCGAAGTGCTCAGCCGCACGCCACCGGATCTGGTCAATGCTGCCGAGGCACTTGGCTGCTCGCTGTGGACCATGTTGCGTTATGTCGCTTTGCCCTATGGCCGTGGCGGGATCGTGGGCGGGGTCATGCTCGGCTTGGGACGCGCACTTGGCGAGACCATCGCGGTGTTCTTCGTGTTGAAGTTGACATTCGAGACGAACTGGTACCACATCATTGAGTCTGGTGGTGGTTCGATTGCCACGCTCATTGTTTCCCGCTTCGGCGAGGTCTCTGGGCCTGAAGAGTTGAACCTCTTGCTCGCAGCCGGATTCTTCCTCTTCCTTGGGACCATCGGCGTCAACATCGTTGCGAACTTGATCGTCAGTCGGACAGGCAGGATGCAGAAGTGA
- a CDS encoding histidine phosphatase family protein, translated as MTSGQIFLVRHGQTEWSRSGRHTGRTEIPLTEQGESAARAVALVLPKDPDLVLCSPLQRAQQTAALAGLVITETVPDLLEWDYGAWEGLTTAEIRARLNEPDWTIWAEPIPAGATAGEQLAEIQVRTTRVIEKCLPVVEAGGVCVLVAHGHVLRILTATWLCLEPIDGRLFALDPATVSILGFEHEQRVIRTWNAGAHPSH; from the coding sequence ATGACAAGTGGACAGATCTTCTTGGTGCGCCATGGCCAGACCGAGTGGAGCAGATCCGGAAGACACACTGGGAGAACTGAGATCCCATTGACCGAACAAGGCGAATCAGCTGCCCGAGCGGTCGCCTTGGTTCTGCCGAAGGATCCCGATCTTGTCCTGTGCAGCCCGCTGCAAAGAGCGCAACAGACCGCGGCCTTGGCTGGACTGGTCATCACTGAGACCGTCCCGGATCTGCTCGAATGGGACTACGGCGCATGGGAAGGATTGACCACCGCCGAAATACGCGCGCGGCTCAACGAACCTGATTGGACGATCTGGGCCGAGCCGATCCCAGCAGGAGCCACGGCCGGTGAACAGCTTGCTGAGATTCAAGTCCGCACAACTCGAGTCATCGAAAAGTGTCTGCCCGTCGTTGAAGCAGGCGGAGTGTGCGTATTGGTTGCGCACGGCCATGTCCTGCGCATTCTCACCGCCACTTGGCTTTGCCTTGAGCCTATCGACGGTCGGCTGTTCGCTCTTGACCCAGCCACGGTGTCCATCCTCGGTTTCGAACACGAGCAGCGTGTGATCCGAACCTGGAATGCAGGAGCGCACCCCTCTCACTAA
- a CDS encoding DsbA family oxidoreductase gives MQIEVWSDLVCPWCFIGKRQLEIALSSFEHKQDVTIWHRAYQLNPQASTTTQATTEMLAAKYGVSVAEAKEMQRGVSDAAASVGLNYQLDRTLSGNTRDGHRLVLWAQDLSHASGERLLNTLFSAYFEQGASIFGIDELTAFAAGAGLDEDAARDLLTGEEYSDAVHRDQEIARALGCTGVPFFVLDERFGVTGAQSSELFASALAQAWEAGSGTT, from the coding sequence ATGCAGATTGAAGTCTGGTCAGACCTGGTGTGTCCGTGGTGCTTCATCGGCAAGCGTCAGCTTGAGATCGCCCTATCGAGCTTTGAGCACAAGCAGGATGTGACGATCTGGCATCGCGCCTATCAACTCAATCCGCAGGCCAGCACGACAACCCAAGCCACAACCGAGATGCTCGCTGCGAAGTACGGAGTCAGCGTTGCTGAGGCCAAGGAGATGCAAAGGGGAGTGAGTGACGCCGCAGCCAGTGTTGGCCTGAACTATCAACTGGACCGAACCTTGAGCGGCAACACCCGCGATGGGCATCGACTGGTCCTGTGGGCTCAGGATCTCAGCCACGCGTCCGGTGAACGCCTCCTGAATACCTTGTTCAGTGCCTACTTCGAACAAGGCGCCTCGATCTTTGGCATCGATGAGCTGACTGCCTTCGCTGCGGGCGCCGGTCTGGACGAGGACGCTGCTCGCGATCTGCTCACCGGCGAGGAGTACTCGGACGCTGTCCACCGCGATCAGGAGATTGCCCGGGCTTTGGGTTGCACTGGGGTTCCCTTCTTTGTGCTGGATGAGCGATTCGGCGTGACCGGCGCTCAGTCGAGTGAACTTTTCGCGTCTGCCCTTGCTCAGGCTTGGGAAGCCGGCTCGGGCACCACATGA